The nucleotide sequence GAACAGGCGGCAGGTGTCGGCACCGAACTGGTCGATCATCGACTGCGGGTCGACGCCGTTGTTCTTCGACTTGGACATCTTCTCGGTGCCGCCAATTTCAACCGGCAGACCATCGCTTTTAAGCTTGGCGTTGATGACCTTGGCTTTGCTGTCGCGCTCAAGCTCAACGTCGGCTGGGTTGAACCAGTCTTTGCCGCCGTTATCGAGGGTGCGGTAGTAGGTTTCGGCCACCACCATGCCCTGAGTCAGCAGGTTCTTGAACGGCTCGTTGGACGACACCAAGCCTTCATCGCGCATCAGCTTATGGAAGAAACGCGCATAAAGCAGGTGCAAAATCGCGTGTTCGATGCCGCCGATGTATTGATCAACAGGCAGCCAGTGGTTGGCCGCTGCCGGGTCAACCATGCCTTGGGTGTAGTTCGGCGAAGCGAAGCGGGCAAAGTACCAAGACGACTCAACGAAGGTGTCCATGGTGTCGGTTTCGCGCTTGGCTGCGCTGCCACATGTTGGGCAGGTGCAGTTGTAGAACTCAGGCATGCGCGCCAGTGGGCTGCCGGCGCCGTCCGGGACTACATCCTCAGGCAACACTACCGGCAGCTGGTCTTCAGGTACCGGTACATCACCGCAGGTTTCGCAGTGAATAATCGGGATTGGGCAGCCCCAGTAGCGCTGGCGGCTGATGCCCCAGTCACGCAGGCGGAACTGGGTCTTGCGTGCGCCGTGGGCGCTGGCTTCAAGGTCGGCAACGACGGCATCGAAGGCAGCCGTGAAGCCCAGGCCGTCATACTGATCGGAGTTAAGGGTCGTCAGCCCGACCTTGTCGCCGTACCAGTCTTGCCACTGGTTGACGTCGTAATCCTTGCCTTCAGCGCTGTACACCTGGGTGATGGGCAGGCTGTATTTAGTGGCAAACTCGAAGTCGCGCTCGTCATGGGCCGGCACGGCCATGACCGCGCCTTCGCCGTAGCCCCACAACACGTAGTTGGCGACAAACACCGGCAGCTTGTCGCCGCTCAATGGGTGAATCACGAACTGGCCGGTCGCCACGCCTTTTTTCTCCATGGTGGCCATGTCGGCCTCGGCCACGGAGCCGCCTTTGCATTCGGCGATAAACGCAGCAATCGCCGGATTAGTCGCGGCGGCGCTCTGGGCCAGCGGATGCTCGGCGGCTACGGCGACGTAAGTCGCACCCATCAGGGTGTCGGGGCGGGTGGTGTAGACCTTCAGTTGGCCGTCGACGCCGACGCTGGCTTGGTCATAGTCGAACACTACATCGGCGCCGAAGCTCTTGCCGATCCAGTTGCGTTGCATGGTTTTGACCTGTTCCGGCCAGCCAGCCAACTCGTCAAGACTGCTCAAGAGCTCGTCCGCGTAAGCGGTGATCTTGAAGTAGTACATGGGAATTTCGCGCTTCTCGATCAGCGCGCCGGAACGCCAGCCACGGCCGTCGATGACTTGCTCGTTGGCCAGCACGGTTTGGTCCACCGGGTCCCAGTTAACGCTGCCATTCTTACGGTAGATCACGCCTTTTTCGAACAGGCGAGTGAACAGCCACTGCTCCCAACGGTAGTAATCGGGCTTGCAGGTGGTGACTTCGCGCGTCCAATCCACGGCCAGCCCCAGCGATTTCAGCTGGGTCTTCATGTAGTCGATGTTTTCGTAGGTCCACTTGGCCGGTGCGACGTTGTTCTTCATCGCGGCGTTTTCTGCTGGCATGCCAAAGGCGTCCCAGCCCATCGGTTGCAGCACATTTTTGCCCTGCATGCGCTGGTAGCGGGCGATCACATCACCGATGGTGTAGTTACGCACATGGCCCATGTGCAGCTTGCCGCTGGGGTAGGGGAACATCGACAGGCAGTAGAAGCTCTCCTTGCCTGGCTGCTCGCTCACTACAAAGGATTTCTGCGCATCCCAATGGGACTGCGCGGCGGCTTCGATTTCACGGGGCGAATACTGTTCTTGCATGGCTACCGGCACTGGGAATGAGGGCTTGCGGAAAACGCCGTAGCATACATGAGCCCTGCTTATTCAGGGAAACCCTGATTAAACGGTGGCCAGCGAGGTGCGGTCTGCCACATCTTGACGGCCGCACCTAGGCGGCCCCACCGTTTGTCGCAGCGGACTGCTGGTTGAGGTGTGGACGCTACGCTTGAGTAGTGAGGTGGCAAGCTGTTCCGGCACGAGGTGATAGATGGCAGGGTTGAGGTGCAATGCACCGGCAGGTGGGCTCTATGAGCGATTGTTGCAGCGCCTTGCCGTGGCGTTGGATGAGGCGGACAACTTGAGCATTGTGTCCGCGCAGCCGTCGCGCGAGCTGGAGTTGCGCGGCTTGACGCCTGCGGAGATGCAGCTGATCCGCGCGTACCTCAATCACGACCTGAACTGGCTGCGCGGCTGGCATGCGGCCGCGCAAGAAATGGCGCAGGTCGAACAGCCGCCCAGCTCTTGCAATGTCACCCGGCCAGGGCTTAAAGCCCGATACATGCTGCCCGCCAAGGCTAAAACTGTGCTCAAAGGTCGCCTGCAATTGTGTTGCGCCCTCTGCGGCACATTAGCGGGCTGGCAATTAGGCCGTGGCGTGCAGGCCTGCAAAATCTGTGGTTCGCAACTGTTCCGCACGAGTAATCACCGCTAGGCTTGCGCGCTCCCTTGGAGGTGCTCAATGCCGATTCGCTACATCCTCAAACAGTTCCTGCTGCCGCCCGGCCTG is from Pseudomonas sp. TMP9 and encodes:
- the leuS gene encoding leucine--tRNA ligase; the encoded protein is MQEQYSPREIEAAAQSHWDAQKSFVVSEQPGKESFYCLSMFPYPSGKLHMGHVRNYTIGDVIARYQRMQGKNVLQPMGWDAFGMPAENAAMKNNVAPAKWTYENIDYMKTQLKSLGLAVDWTREVTTCKPDYYRWEQWLFTRLFEKGVIYRKNGSVNWDPVDQTVLANEQVIDGRGWRSGALIEKREIPMYYFKITAYADELLSSLDELAGWPEQVKTMQRNWIGKSFGADVVFDYDQASVGVDGQLKVYTTRPDTLMGATYVAVAAEHPLAQSAAATNPAIAAFIAECKGGSVAEADMATMEKKGVATGQFVIHPLSGDKLPVFVANYVLWGYGEGAVMAVPAHDERDFEFATKYSLPITQVYSAEGKDYDVNQWQDWYGDKVGLTTLNSDQYDGLGFTAAFDAVVADLEASAHGARKTQFRLRDWGISRQRYWGCPIPIIHCETCGDVPVPEDQLPVVLPEDVVPDGAGSPLARMPEFYNCTCPTCGSAAKRETDTMDTFVESSWYFARFASPNYTQGMVDPAAANHWLPVDQYIGGIEHAILHLLYARFFHKLMRDEGLVSSNEPFKNLLTQGMVVAETYYRTLDNGGKDWFNPADVELERDSKAKVINAKLKSDGLPVEIGGTEKMSKSKNNGVDPQSMIDQFGADTCRLFMMFASPPDMSCEWSDAGVEGAHRFLRRVWRLAQSHVNQGVAVAVDLAGLTDEQKAVRRAIHLAIKQSSIDIGQHHKFNTAIAQVMTLMNVLEKAAQATGQDRALLQEGLEAVALLLAPITPHISHQLWQELGHDDAIIDATWPSVDESALVQDTLTLVIQVNGKLRGQIEVPASASREDVEAGARSNESVLRFTEGLSIRKVIVVPGKLVNIVAN